A genomic region of Ensifer adhaerens contains the following coding sequences:
- a CDS encoding uroporphyrinogen-III synthase encodes MRVLVTRPLPAAEATARRLEAAGHRPILLPLMQATHLTAVASAALKQPFAAIALTSAEAVRVLASLGGELEPHQKIPCFCVGEATARAAAELGFTDIRVGDGTGEALAGLIVSATGALPKKPLLYLTGAPRSDGLESTLRQHDVEYRAVECYRMEPTAHPPGALQDLARTGRPDAVLLYSRETARRLTTLLLEAGLDATSLAPRYLCLSAAIAEALPGNVMSQIATRPDEESLFRLL; translated from the coding sequence ATGCGCGTGCTCGTCACCCGGCCGCTTCCCGCCGCCGAGGCGACCGCACGCCGGCTGGAAGCCGCCGGCCATCGGCCGATCCTCCTGCCGCTGATGCAGGCCACGCATCTCACTGCCGTCGCGAGCGCAGCGCTCAAACAGCCATTTGCCGCAATTGCCCTGACGAGCGCCGAAGCGGTTCGGGTGCTCGCATCTTTGGGCGGCGAACTGGAACCGCACCAGAAAATCCCGTGCTTCTGCGTCGGCGAAGCGACAGCGCGGGCGGCGGCGGAACTCGGCTTCACCGACATCCGCGTCGGTGACGGCACCGGCGAAGCACTGGCTGGACTGATCGTTTCGGCCACCGGTGCCTTGCCGAAAAAGCCCCTCCTCTACCTGACCGGCGCGCCCCGTTCCGACGGTCTCGAAAGCACGCTCCGACAGCACGACGTCGAGTATAGGGCGGTCGAATGCTATCGCATGGAGCCGACCGCGCACCCGCCCGGTGCGCTGCAAGATCTCGCGCGCACCGGGCGGCCCGACGCCGTTCTGCTCTATTCCCGGGAGACGGCCCGGCGACTGACGACATTGCTGTTGGAGGCCGGCCTGGACGCTACGTCCCTTGCTCCACGCTACCTCTGCCTGAGCGCCGCCATCGCCGAGGCGCTGCCAGGCAACGTCATGTCGCAGATCGCCACAAGGCCCGACGAAGAAAGCCTTTTTAGATTGCTCTAA
- a CDS encoding YggT family protein, producing the protein MLAVIGTLNFIINIAWFLVIASAIFSWLYAFNVINVNNQAINMIGRSLYQLTEPLYRPIRRVLPDMGGVDLSPLVVLVILYFIQLFLNTTIAQALLG; encoded by the coding sequence ATGCTTGCTGTCATCGGCACCTTGAACTTCATCATCAACATCGCGTGGTTTCTGGTCATCGCGTCGGCCATCTTTTCCTGGCTCTATGCGTTCAACGTCATCAACGTGAACAACCAGGCGATCAACATGATCGGCCGCTCGCTCTACCAGCTGACGGAGCCGCTCTATCGCCCGATCCGTCGCGTGCTGCCCGACATGGGCGGCGTGGATCTGTCGCCGCTGGTCGTGCTGGTGATCCTCTATTTCATCCAGCTCTTCCTGAATACGACGATCGCACAGGCGCTGCTTGGCTGA
- a CDS encoding glutamine amidotransferase — protein sequence MPMPDTSARKPVLIILHQERSSAGRVGQILEQKGFRLDIRRPALGDDLPPTLEHHSGTIIFGGPMSANDEEEFVRREIDWLSVPLKENKPYLGICLGAQMLARNLGGSVAPHHEGMTEIGWYPLVPTEAGKALMDWPAMVYHFHREGFDLPAGAELLATGDTYPNQAFRYGDNAWGIQFHGELTRAMMHRWVVHGAHRFEMPGAQVGKAHLDGRMQHDGPLRTWMENFLELIFLRDERPKAFPGKP from the coding sequence ATGCCGATGCCGGACACAAGCGCGCGAAAACCAGTCCTGATCATCCTGCATCAGGAGCGGTCGAGTGCCGGCCGTGTCGGCCAGATTCTGGAGCAGAAGGGGTTTCGGCTCGACATCCGCCGGCCGGCCCTCGGCGACGACCTGCCGCCGACCCTGGAGCACCATAGCGGCACGATCATCTTCGGTGGCCCGATGAGCGCCAATGACGAGGAAGAGTTCGTTCGCCGCGAGATCGACTGGCTTTCAGTCCCGCTCAAGGAGAACAAGCCCTATCTCGGCATCTGCCTCGGCGCGCAGATGCTGGCGCGTAATCTCGGCGGCTCCGTGGCGCCGCATCACGAGGGCATGACCGAGATCGGCTGGTATCCGTTGGTTCCGACCGAGGCCGGCAAGGCGCTGATGGATTGGCCGGCCATGGTCTACCATTTCCACCGGGAAGGCTTCGACCTACCCGCCGGTGCCGAGCTCTTGGCAACCGGCGACACCTACCCCAACCAGGCCTTCCGCTATGGCGACAATGCCTGGGGCATTCAGTTCCACGGCGAGCTCACCCGCGCCATGATGCACCGCTGGGTCGTGCACGGCGCCCACCGCTTCGAGATGCCCGGCGCCCAGGTGGGCAAGGCCCATCTCGACGGCCGCATGCAGCACGACGGACCGCTGCGCACCTGGATGGAAAACTTCCTGGAACTGATCTTCCTGCGCGACGAGCGACCGAAGGCATTTCCGGGAAAACCGTGA
- a CDS encoding heme biosynthesis protein HemY produces the protein MIRILIFILIVLGLGLGFAWLADRPGELSLIWQGQLVEMSLMRAASLLISLIAAVLIAVWLVRTIWLSPHTVTRYFRARKRDRGYQALSTGLIAAGAGDANLARKMTARTRGLISADQEPLIHLLEAQTALIEGKYDDARRKFELMADDPETRELGLRGLYLEAKRLGAHEAARQYAERAAEKAPHLPWAALATLDSQSQAGQWDDALRLLDQSRAAHVVERKEADRKKAVLLTARAITKLDGDAKAARDDALAALKLDEHLVPAAMTAAKALFREDNLRKGASILEKNWKQEPHPDVARLYVRARGGDTAVDRLKRARKLEALKPNNAVAMAAVAEAALEARELLLARTKAEAAARLDPTESIFLLLADIEEADTGDEGRIRHWMAQALRSPRDPAWTADGVTSPTWLPVSPVSGRLDAFEWLAPPHTLSTTVDHDQSNADEAIRSLPPVAVEPHAHEPPPVARRSEAPVILEAEREEPRPESQPIKVAERKPSEPVADKTPVKKTEKEEVTNGEHRPDPFFGRLPDDPGVRDPATGEKAPEKASFRLF, from the coding sequence ATGATCCGTATTCTGATTTTCATCCTGATCGTGCTTGGCCTCGGCCTCGGTTTCGCGTGGCTCGCGGACCGACCGGGTGAACTTTCGCTGATCTGGCAGGGCCAGCTCGTCGAGATGAGCCTGATGCGTGCCGCATCGCTGCTGATCTCGTTGATTGCAGCCGTGCTGATCGCCGTGTGGTTGGTGCGCACCATCTGGCTGTCGCCCCATACCGTCACCCGCTATTTCCGCGCCCGCAAGCGCGACCGCGGATACCAGGCGCTATCGACCGGCCTGATCGCTGCCGGCGCCGGCGACGCCAACCTCGCCCGCAAGATGACCGCCCGCACCCGCGGATTGATCAGCGCCGACCAGGAGCCACTGATCCACCTGCTCGAAGCGCAGACCGCGCTGATCGAAGGCAAGTACGACGATGCGCGCCGCAAGTTCGAGCTGATGGCCGACGATCCGGAGACCCGCGAGCTCGGCCTTCGCGGCCTCTATCTCGAAGCCAAACGCCTCGGCGCGCATGAGGCTGCCCGGCAATATGCCGAGCGTGCCGCCGAGAAAGCACCGCACCTGCCCTGGGCAGCGCTCGCGACGCTCGACAGCCAGAGCCAGGCCGGCCAATGGGACGATGCGCTCCGTCTTCTCGACCAGAGCCGCGCCGCCCATGTGGTCGAGCGCAAGGAGGCCGACCGCAAGAAGGCCGTGCTCTTGACCGCCCGGGCGATCACGAAACTCGACGGCGACGCGAAGGCGGCCCGCGACGATGCGCTCGCCGCGCTGAAGCTCGACGAACATTTGGTGCCGGCGGCGATGACGGCCGCCAAGGCACTGTTTCGCGAGGACAACCTGCGCAAGGGCGCCTCGATTCTTGAGAAGAACTGGAAGCAGGAGCCGCATCCGGACGTGGCGAGGCTCTACGTACGCGCCCGTGGCGGCGACACCGCCGTCGACCGGTTGAAGCGGGCGCGCAAGCTCGAGGCCCTCAAGCCCAACAATGCTGTGGCCATGGCAGCCGTCGCGGAAGCGGCGCTTGAGGCGCGCGAACTGCTTCTGGCCCGCACCAAGGCGGAAGCCGCCGCAAGGCTCGATCCGACAGAGAGCATCTTCCTGCTGCTCGCCGATATCGAAGAGGCCGATACCGGTGACGAAGGACGCATTCGCCACTGGATGGCGCAAGCCCTGCGCAGCCCGCGCGACCCGGCCTGGACTGCGGACGGCGTGACCTCGCCGACCTGGCTGCCGGTCTCGCCCGTCAGCGGACGGCTCGATGCGTTCGAATGGCTGGCGCCCCCGCATACGCTCTCGACCACTGTCGACCACGACCAGTCGAATGCCGACGAGGCGATCCGCAGTCTGCCGCCGGTGGCGGTGGAGCCACATGCGCACGAACCGCCCCCCGTCGCCCGCCGCAGCGAAGCGCCCGTGATCCTCGAGGCCGAGCGTGAGGAGCCGCGCCCGGAATCGCAGCCGATCAAGGTAGCGGAGCGCAAGCCGTCCGAACCGGTCGCCGACAAGACACCAGTCAAGAAAACGGAGAAGGAAGAGGTTACCAACGGCGAGCACAGGCCTGATCCCTTCTTCGGCCGTCTGCCGGATGATCCCGGCGTGCGCGATCCAGCCACCGGCGAGAAGGCGCCGGAAAAGGCTAGTTTCCGATTGTTCTGA
- the hemC gene encoding hydroxymethylbilane synthase: MQTKPFRIGTRGSPLALAQAHETRDRLAAAHGLAPEMFEVVILSTKGDRITDRSLAEIGGKGLFTEEIEQQLLSGELDFAVHSSKDMPTKLPDGLCLSAFLPREDIRDAFIGRTAKKLMELPEGVTVGSSSLRRQALIRRLRPDINVITYRGQVETRLRKLAEGQVDATLLAYAGLKRLGMTDVPTELLDPADFPPAPAQGAICIESRIGDSRINDLLAAIDDARTHEAVACERGFLATLDGSCRTPIAGLATSDGTFLSFSGMILTPDGQTHHRVTIEGKATDAEVLGRKAGEEVRAKAGPGFFASWT; the protein is encoded by the coding sequence ATGCAAACAAAACCTTTCCGGATCGGCACGCGCGGCAGCCCGCTGGCGCTCGCTCAAGCCCATGAAACGCGCGATCGCCTCGCAGCGGCGCATGGTCTGGCGCCGGAAATGTTCGAGGTCGTCATCCTCTCGACCAAGGGCGACCGGATCACCGACCGCTCGCTCGCCGAGATCGGCGGCAAGGGCCTGTTCACCGAAGAGATCGAGCAACAATTGCTGTCGGGCGAACTCGATTTCGCTGTGCATTCGTCCAAGGACATGCCGACGAAACTGCCTGACGGCCTCTGTCTTTCCGCCTTCCTGCCGCGTGAGGACATTCGAGATGCCTTCATCGGTCGGACGGCAAAAAAACTGATGGAACTTCCCGAGGGCGTGACCGTCGGCTCGTCGTCGCTGCGCCGCCAGGCGCTGATCCGCCGGCTGCGTCCGGATATCAATGTCATCACCTATCGCGGCCAGGTGGAAACGCGGCTGAGAAAGCTCGCCGAGGGCCAGGTCGATGCCACACTGCTTGCCTATGCCGGCCTGAAGCGGCTCGGCATGACCGATGTTCCGACCGAACTGCTCGACCCCGCGGATTTCCCGCCGGCCCCGGCGCAGGGCGCGATCTGCATCGAGAGCCGCATCGGCGACAGCCGCATCAACGATCTGCTTGCCGCAATCGACGATGCGCGCACCCACGAAGCGGTCGCCTGCGAACGTGGCTTCCTCGCGACGCTCGACGGCTCCTGCCGCACGCCGATCGCCGGCCTCGCCACATCGGACGGCACCTTTCTCAGTTTTTCCGGCATGATCCTCACGCCCGACGGCCAGACGCATCATCGCGTCACCATCGAGGGCAAGGCCACGGACGCCGAAGTGCTTGGCCGCAAGGCCGGCGAAGAGGTCCGCGCCAAGGCCGGCCCCGGCTTCTTTGCAAGCTGGACCTGA
- a CDS encoding MFS transporter, whose protein sequence is MSAVHASHRFAAFRHVGYRRYFFSRFLAYFAIQIISVAVGWQIYDLTRDPFDLGLIGLFQFLPSLVLILVTGAAADRYNRRMIMGICMVVSTLCATALLLLTVSGLFSPWPVYAILVVFGIERAFLAPASQSLAPNLVPPEDLPNAIAWNSTSWQTAVIVGPVAGGLIYALGAVVPYAVGVCFFLASALMVFAIPKPATRTQASGQSWDTITAGFRYIKAEKVVLGAISLDLFAVLLGGAVALMPVFARDILDLGPWGLGLLRAAPGIGAVSMAVWLAAHPIRHRAGFYMFTGVALFGLGTVIFGLSATPWISIAALVVMGAADMISVYVREILITLWTPDELRGRVNAVNMVFIGASNELGEFRAGMMASGFGAVFAVAFGGMGTLLVSGLWALGFPQLRKIDTLDVPDHHK, encoded by the coding sequence ATGTCCGCCGTTCATGCCTCGCATCGCTTTGCCGCTTTTCGGCATGTCGGCTATCGCCGCTATTTCTTCTCGCGCTTCCTGGCTTACTTTGCCATCCAGATCATCTCTGTCGCCGTCGGCTGGCAGATCTATGATCTGACGCGCGATCCCTTCGATCTCGGCCTGATCGGTCTCTTCCAGTTTCTGCCGTCTCTCGTACTGATCCTCGTCACCGGCGCGGCAGCGGACCGCTACAACCGGCGCATGATCATGGGCATCTGCATGGTCGTCAGCACACTCTGCGCCACAGCGCTGTTGCTGCTGACCGTATCGGGATTGTTTTCACCCTGGCCGGTCTACGCGATCCTGGTCGTCTTTGGCATCGAGCGCGCCTTTCTCGCGCCGGCGTCGCAATCGCTGGCGCCCAATCTCGTACCACCCGAAGATCTGCCCAATGCGATCGCCTGGAATTCCACGTCCTGGCAGACAGCGGTGATCGTCGGCCCGGTCGCGGGCGGCCTGATCTATGCGCTCGGCGCCGTCGTGCCCTACGCCGTCGGCGTCTGCTTCTTCCTTGCCTCCGCGCTGATGGTCTTTGCCATCCCGAAGCCGGCGACGCGCACGCAGGCCTCTGGCCAGAGCTGGGACACGATCACCGCCGGCTTCCGCTACATCAAGGCCGAGAAGGTGGTTCTGGGCGCGATATCGCTCGATCTCTTCGCCGTGCTGCTCGGCGGTGCGGTTGCACTGATGCCGGTCTTTGCCCGCGACATTCTCGATCTCGGCCCCTGGGGGCTCGGCCTCCTGCGCGCGGCTCCGGGCATCGGTGCCGTTAGCATGGCCGTCTGGCTGGCGGCACACCCGATCCGGCACAGGGCAGGCTTCTACATGTTCACCGGCGTCGCACTCTTCGGGCTCGGTACGGTTATCTTCGGTCTTTCGGCGACGCCGTGGATCTCGATCGCCGCGCTCGTCGTCATGGGCGCCGCCGACATGATTTCCGTCTATGTGCGCGAAATCCTGATCACGCTCTGGACACCGGACGAGCTGCGCGGCCGGGTCAACGCCGTCAACATGGTCTTCATCGGCGCGTCGAACGAGCTCGGCGAATTCCGCGCCGGCATGATGGCGTCCGGCTTTGGCGCGGTCTTTGCCGTCGCCTTCGGCGGCATGGGGACGCTGCTCGTGTCAGGCCTTTGGGCGCTCGGCTTCCCGCAACTGCGCAAGATCGACACGCTCGACGTGCCTGACCACCACAAGTAA
- a CDS encoding COG4223 family protein, translating into MVSENPPRRSKSEKEPLTIDLEAEKTVAEPAEAEASRESVTDAAGESTASETKAEDTATDSSDNSAAGSRLEEEIEEQRADAAAAVFAEEPPHADAAREPEPAQRQKPVSNSGALAAGILGGLVTLLGFGGLQYAGIVPGLGPDRGVEQNISGELQALRDQIAALPTPAAVIDDTALEGRIAALEQSAAQPGANGVPNAEIETLKAQIDNLTKELAGLKTTLADAQQTATAEKAELTSRIESAEQKLNEPANDIQMAKAVAVTALKSAIDRGGPFLAELDALRSIAPDEQAVTALAQDAQVGVPTRTDLRREFPKTADAMLDALNQPDPNEGIFDRLVSSAMSGIRVRPVGSVEGETPEAVIARIEDKLNNGDLKGAALEWDGLPDAAKPVGEAFKARLDQRLRVEAAIDAAVAATMAKPGTAG; encoded by the coding sequence ATGGTATCGGAAAACCCGCCGCGCCGCTCGAAGTCCGAGAAGGAACCGCTGACGATCGACCTCGAAGCGGAAAAAACCGTTGCGGAACCGGCCGAGGCCGAAGCATCGCGCGAGTCGGTAACGGACGCGGCCGGCGAAAGCACCGCGAGCGAGACCAAGGCTGAGGACACGGCAACGGACAGCAGCGACAACAGCGCCGCCGGATCCCGTCTGGAAGAAGAGATCGAGGAGCAGCGCGCCGATGCCGCCGCAGCCGTCTTTGCTGAAGAGCCGCCGCACGCCGATGCCGCCCGCGAGCCGGAACCGGCGCAGCGCCAGAAACCGGTATCGAACTCCGGCGCGCTTGCCGCCGGCATCCTCGGTGGCCTCGTGACCCTGCTCGGCTTCGGCGGCCTGCAATATGCCGGTATCGTCCCCGGGCTTGGTCCTGACCGTGGCGTCGAGCAGAACATCTCCGGCGAGCTGCAGGCACTGCGCGACCAGATTGCAGCACTCCCCACGCCTGCCGCGGTCATCGACGACACCGCGCTCGAAGGTCGTATCGCCGCCCTTGAGCAATCTGCCGCCCAACCGGGCGCAAACGGCGTGCCGAATGCCGAAATCGAAACGCTGAAGGCGCAAATCGACAACCTCACCAAAGAGCTTGCTGGCCTGAAGACGACGCTTGCCGACGCGCAGCAGACGGCAACCGCAGAGAAGGCGGAGCTTACGAGCCGTATCGAATCCGCCGAGCAGAAGCTCAATGAACCGGCCAACGACATTCAAATGGCCAAGGCCGTCGCGGTCACGGCGCTGAAGTCGGCAATCGACCGCGGCGGGCCGTTCCTTGCCGAACTCGACGCGCTACGCAGCATCGCGCCGGACGAACAGGCCGTCACGGCTCTCGCCCAGGATGCCCAGGTCGGCGTGCCGACCCGCACCGATCTGCGCCGCGAATTCCCGAAAACCGCCGACGCCATGCTCGACGCTCTCAACCAGCCCGATCCGAACGAGGGCATCTTCGATCGGCTGGTGTCGAGCGCCATGTCCGGCATTCGCGTGCGACCCGTCGGTAGCGTCGAGGGTGAAACACCGGAAGCCGTCATCGCCCGTATCGAGGACAAGCTGAACAACGGCGACCTCAAGGGCGCCGCCCTGGAGTGGGATGGGCTGCCGGATGCCGCCAAACCTGTGGGTGAGGCCTTCAAGGCCAGGCTCGACCAGCGTTTGCGTGTCGAAGCCGCGATCGATGCCGCCGTCGCTGCGACGATGGCAAAGCCGGGCACAGCGGGCTGA
- the ppa gene encoding inorganic diphosphatase: MRIDAISIGKNPPEDVNVIVEVPVGGHPIKYEMDKEAGTLVVDRFLYTPMTYPGNYGFVPHTLSDDGDPIDVLICNTRPLVPGCVINVRPIGVMMMEDNSGKDEKIIAVPSGHLTQRYDKVHEYTDLPEITLKQIEHFFEHYKDLEPGKWVKIFGWKDASVARQLIKEAVERAKGAK; the protein is encoded by the coding sequence ATGCGCATCGACGCGATTTCCATCGGAAAGAATCCACCAGAAGATGTCAACGTCATCGTTGAGGTTCCCGTCGGCGGCCATCCGATCAAGTACGAGATGGACAAGGAAGCCGGCACGCTGGTTGTCGACCGCTTCCTCTACACGCCGATGACCTATCCGGGCAACTACGGCTTCGTCCCGCACACGCTCTCGGACGACGGCGACCCGATCGACGTTCTGATCTGCAACACCCGTCCGCTGGTTCCGGGTTGCGTCATCAACGTCCGCCCGATCGGCGTGATGATGATGGAAGACAACTCCGGCAAGGATGAAAAGATCATCGCCGTTCCGTCGGGTCACCTGACCCAGCGCTACGACAAGGTGCATGAATACACCGACCTGCCGGAAATCACGCTCAAGCAGATCGAGCACTTCTTCGAGCACTACAAGGATCTGGAACCCGGCAAGTGGGTAAAGATCTTCGGCTGGAAGGACGCATCCGTCGCCCGTCAGCTGATCAAGGAAGCCGTCGAGCGCGCCAAGGGCGCCAAGTAA
- a CDS encoding GNAT family N-acetyltransferase, with translation MKTVSIEIRPGEPQEASAIADVHRVSWLQAYGGLIPHRPLVQMVNRRDETWWRKATRGPATLLVVDVAGTIAGYATLGLSRAKALPQEGEIYEIYLRPEYQGIGLGRVLFGEAKSLLRSLGCRGLVVWCLEDSEHAYQFFQGAGGSDIAEGMEDFGDKHLKKVGFAWN, from the coding sequence ATGAAGACTGTTTCGATAGAGATTCGGCCCGGAGAGCCGCAGGAAGCGTCGGCAATTGCCGATGTGCACCGCGTTTCGTGGCTGCAGGCCTATGGCGGTCTCATCCCCCATCGTCCCCTTGTGCAGATGGTCAATCGTCGTGACGAGACGTGGTGGCGCAAGGCGACCCGCGGTCCTGCGACGCTGCTCGTGGTCGATGTGGCCGGAACCATTGCAGGCTACGCAACGCTCGGTCTCAGCCGCGCCAAGGCCCTGCCGCAGGAGGGCGAGATTTACGAGATTTATCTCCGGCCCGAGTATCAGGGCATCGGTCTCGGGCGCGTCCTCTTCGGTGAAGCCAAGAGCCTGCTGCGTTCGCTCGGCTGCCGCGGACTCGTCGTCTGGTGCCTCGAAGACAGCGAGCACGCCTACCAGTTTTTCCAGGGTGCCGGCGGCAGCGATATCGCCGAAGGCATGGAAGACTTCGGCGACAAGCACCTGAAGAAGGTCGGATTCGCCTGGAACTGA
- a CDS encoding TerB family tellurite resistance protein, producing MFERLRTFLDGLTGPATRIEHGDPRVAVIALCFQVMEADGRILASERRKMRSVVKQHYKLDDASLAALIEAGETAESEAIDFYQFTAELKRHLSEEQRIELVGMLWDVVYADGERSEMEDHVIWRIADLLGVSGRDRVLQRQEAAARSDTIEDAKPQQEN from the coding sequence ATGTTTGAACGCTTACGGACGTTTCTCGACGGCCTGACCGGCCCGGCGACGCGGATAGAGCACGGCGATCCGCGCGTGGCCGTCATCGCCCTCTGTTTCCAGGTGATGGAGGCCGACGGCCGGATTCTTGCGTCGGAACGGCGCAAGATGCGCTCGGTCGTCAAGCAGCACTACAAGCTCGATGACGCCTCCCTTGCCGCGTTGATCGAAGCGGGCGAGACTGCGGAAAGCGAAGCGATCGACTTCTACCAATTCACCGCAGAGCTCAAGCGCCACCTCTCGGAGGAGCAGCGCATCGAACTGGTCGGCATGCTCTGGGATGTCGTCTACGCCGACGGCGAGCGCAGTGAGATGGAAGACCATGTGATCTGGCGCATCGCCGATCTGCTTGGAGTCTCCGGTCGCGACCGGGTGCTGCAGCGACAGGAGGCTGCGGCGAGAAGCGACACCATCGAGGACGCCAAGCCGCAACAGGAAAACTGA
- a CDS encoding DUF167 domain-containing protein gives MAKPAFTAHGDHVRLTVRLTPNGGRDAIDGLEAAADGEEHLKVRVSAVPEKGKANQALVAFLAKKLGLAKSKLSLISGDTQRKKILRIEGDPEDLMRRLAELIGR, from the coding sequence ATGGCCAAGCCGGCCTTCACCGCGCATGGCGACCACGTTCGCCTGACGGTGCGCCTGACGCCGAACGGCGGCCGCGACGCCATTGATGGCCTGGAAGCGGCTGCCGACGGAGAAGAACATCTGAAAGTGCGCGTCAGCGCGGTTCCGGAGAAGGGCAAGGCCAACCAGGCGCTGGTTGCCTTTCTCGCGAAGAAGCTCGGGCTTGCCAAGAGCAAGCTCTCCCTCATCTCAGGCGATACCCAGCGTAAAAAAATCCTCCGGATCGAGGGCGACCCGGAGGATTTGATGAGGCGTCTTGCCGAGCTGATCGGCAGGTAA
- the tsaD gene encoding tRNA (adenosine(37)-N6)-threonylcarbamoyltransferase complex transferase subunit TsaD, whose amino-acid sequence MSPPLRILGIETSCDETAASVILRDSDGKGHILGDVVLSQLEEHSAYGGVVPEIAARAHVEALDTLIEEALLRAGITLADIDAIAATSGPGLIGGLIVGLMTGKAIARATGKPLYAVNHLEGHALTARLTDGLSFPYLMLLVSGGHTQLILVKGVGEYERWGTTIDDALGEAFDKTAKLLGLPYPGGPAVERAALAGDPQRFDFPRPLVGDARLDFSFSGLKTAVRQAAQSLEPVTEQDIADICASFQRAISRTLKDRVGRGLKRFKAEHSGVARPALVVAGGVAANQVLRSTLQTLCAQSGFDFIAPPLSLCTDNAAMIAWAGAERLAAGMAADSLDVAPRSRWPLDAQAQTLLGSGKRGAKA is encoded by the coding sequence ATGTCTCCGCCCCTGCGCATCCTCGGCATAGAAACAAGCTGCGACGAAACCGCCGCTTCCGTCATTCTGCGCGATTCCGACGGCAAGGGCCACATTCTTGGTGACGTCGTTCTGAGCCAGCTGGAAGAGCACAGCGCCTATGGCGGCGTCGTTCCGGAGATCGCTGCGCGCGCCCATGTGGAAGCGCTCGATACGCTGATCGAGGAGGCGCTGCTGCGCGCCGGCATCACGCTCGCCGACATTGATGCCATCGCTGCGACAAGTGGTCCCGGTCTGATCGGCGGTCTGATTGTCGGGCTGATGACGGGTAAGGCGATCGCGCGGGCAACGGGCAAGCCACTCTATGCCGTCAACCATCTCGAGGGCCACGCGCTGACGGCGCGGCTGACCGACGGGCTCTCCTTCCCCTATCTGATGCTGCTCGTTTCCGGCGGCCATACGCAGCTGATCCTCGTCAAGGGCGTCGGCGAATACGAGCGCTGGGGCACGACGATCGACGACGCGCTCGGCGAGGCCTTCGACAAGACGGCGAAGCTGCTCGGCCTTCCCTATCCGGGTGGCCCGGCGGTCGAGCGTGCGGCGCTTGCCGGTGATCCGCAGCGTTTCGATTTTCCGCGGCCGCTCGTCGGCGATGCCCGGCTCGATTTCTCCTTCTCGGGGCTGAAGACGGCGGTACGCCAAGCAGCGCAATCGCTGGAGCCGGTGACGGAGCAGGATATCGCCGACATCTGCGCCTCCTTCCAGCGGGCGATCTCGCGCACGCTGAAGGATCGCGTCGGCCGCGGCCTGAAGCGCTTCAAGGCGGAACACAGCGGTGTCGCGCGTCCGGCGCTGGTGGTTGCCGGTGGCGTTGCTGCCAACCAGGTGCTGCGTTCGACGCTGCAGACCCTCTGCGCGCAATCGGGATTCGACTTCATCGCGCCGCCGCTTTCTTTGTGCACCGACAATGCCGCGATGATCGCCTGGGCCGGCGCCGAACGCCTGGCGGCGGGCATGGCTGCGGACAGTCTCGACGTGGCGCCGCGCTCGCGCTGGCCGCTCGACGCCCAAGCCCAGACACTGCTCGGCTCCGGCAAACGCGGCGCCAAGGCATGA